One genomic window of Phormidium ambiguum IAM M-71 includes the following:
- a CDS encoding patatin-like phospholipase family protein — MTFKILCLDGGGMRGIISARILQEVEKEIKERKGLALHEYFDMIAGTSTGSILTAGIATKKTSQQLIDLYKTEGKYIFPPRKLAPFLQKIADFFSSSKYSNEGLINVLQNRIGNIQISQVKHPIILILGYDLLYRNTTFFTNFHPDQGLKWYDDTPLWEICVSSSSAPTYFPPYLLKVYNPEKFGDWNFPHIDGGVAANNPSLAAISLVLRISHNPDVPLEIKQEYKVDNLELEDISVLSISTGRGGEPYRYEEAKEWKSLDWAQKISDVFMEPTAEIAATICRQLLGGYDSKRYLRLEFELNERFKAKENETYKDTRELVPKEQRINRFTQKKLSEAIDDSSEQYIQDALEAATAFVETGCTYYNRALCGPLVKNAIADFLTNN; from the coding sequence ATGACTTTTAAAATTCTCTGCTTAGATGGCGGGGGAATGCGGGGCATTATTTCGGCTCGGATTCTTCAAGAAGTAGAAAAAGAAATCAAGGAGAGAAAAGGTTTAGCTTTACACGAATATTTTGACATGATCGCGGGAACTTCCACCGGATCGATATTAACCGCAGGAATTGCCACCAAAAAAACTAGTCAGCAGTTAATCGATCTCTACAAAACCGAAGGAAAATATATTTTCCCTCCCAGAAAATTAGCTCCATTTTTACAAAAAATAGCCGATTTTTTTAGTTCTTCTAAATATAGCAATGAAGGATTAATTAATGTTTTGCAAAATCGGATAGGCAATATCCAAATCAGCCAAGTTAAACATCCAATTATTTTAATTCTTGGTTATGATTTGCTATATCGGAATACAACTTTTTTTACTAATTTTCATCCCGATCAAGGATTGAAATGGTATGATGATACGCCTCTTTGGGAAATTTGTGTTAGTTCATCTTCAGCACCAACTTACTTTCCTCCCTATCTATTAAAAGTTTATAATCCAGAAAAATTTGGTGATTGGAATTTTCCCCATATTGATGGAGGTGTTGCTGCTAATAACCCATCTTTAGCAGCAATTAGTTTAGTTTTAAGAATTAGTCACAATCCCGATGTACCGCTAGAAATTAAACAAGAATATAAAGTAGATAATCTGGAATTAGAAGATATTTCTGTGCTTTCTATTAGTACGGGACGTGGTGGAGAACCATATCGTTATGAAGAAGCAAAAGAGTGGAAATCCCTAGATTGGGCGCAAAAAATTTCTGATGTATTTATGGAACCTACAGCAGAAATAGCCGCAACAATTTGTCGGCAACTTTTGGGAGGGTATGATTCCAAACGTTATTTAAGACTTGAGTTTGAATTAAATGAAAGATTCAAAGCTAAAGAAAATGAAACTTATAAAGATACTCGTGAATTAGTGCCTAAAGAACAGAGAATTAATCGGTTTACACAAAAGAAACTTAGTGAAGCGATCGATGATTCTAGCGAACAATATATACAAGATGCCCTAGAAGCAGCAACAGCTTTTGTAGAAACAGGTTGTACTTATTATAATAGAGCCCTTTGTGGGCCTTTGGTGAAAAATGCGATCGCAGATTTCCTCACCAACAATTAA
- the glp gene encoding gephyrin-like molybdotransferase Glp yields the protein MLPVQQAEQIIFNSVEPLNPERDIEIVDLLEASGRILAQEITSQLDFPHWDNSAMDGYAVRHTDIAECNAKNPAILEIITEIPAGKSPEKSIQPGQAARIFTGAMMPKGADTVVMQEVTQREGNFVTILSASAPQAFVRQKGSYSKAGTPLLSPGINIGATEIAVLASAQCTQIPVYRRPVVAILSTGDELVTPEQTLKPGQLVDSNQYALATLVKQAGAVPQMLGIIPDDPEQLKNAISQALTSADIVISSGGVSVGDYDFVDRILSSLGGEIQIRAIAIKPGKPLTFAKFNLSKDRSPVLYFGLPGNPVSSLVTFWRFVQPAIEKLAGIQDFWQPKFVQAKTRHSLKSDGKRESYLWGQLHLVNGEYEFSLAGGTQNSGNLINLAQTNGLGVLPVGETLVNAGDFVQVLQVKNS from the coding sequence ATGTTACCAGTTCAACAAGCAGAACAAATTATCTTCAATTCAGTCGAACCCCTCAATCCTGAGCGGGACATAGAAATTGTAGACCTATTAGAGGCATCCGGGCGGATTCTGGCTCAAGAAATCACCAGTCAACTAGATTTCCCCCATTGGGATAACTCAGCAATGGATGGTTACGCTGTCCGTCACACAGATATAGCCGAATGTAATGCCAAAAACCCTGCCATTTTAGAGATTATTACCGAAATTCCGGCGGGAAAATCCCCTGAAAAATCAATTCAACCCGGACAAGCGGCGCGAATATTTACAGGCGCAATGATGCCAAAAGGGGCGGATACTGTAGTCATGCAGGAAGTAACCCAGCGAGAAGGCAATTTTGTCACTATTTTAAGTGCGTCTGCACCTCAAGCTTTTGTTCGCCAGAAAGGTTCTTATTCCAAAGCAGGAACACCTTTGCTTTCCCCAGGTATCAACATTGGCGCAACGGAAATCGCTGTCCTCGCTTCCGCCCAATGTACCCAAATTCCAGTTTATCGTCGTCCGGTTGTGGCAATTCTCTCCACAGGCGACGAACTAGTAACACCTGAACAAACATTAAAACCCGGTCAGTTGGTAGACTCGAATCAGTATGCTTTGGCGACTTTAGTGAAGCAAGCTGGTGCAGTTCCGCAAATGTTGGGAATTATTCCTGACGATCCAGAACAGCTAAAAAATGCGATTTCTCAAGCTTTAACATCTGCTGATATTGTGATTTCTTCCGGCGGTGTTTCGGTGGGAGATTATGATTTTGTCGATCGGATTCTCTCTTCTTTAGGGGGAGAAATTCAGATTCGTGCCATTGCAATTAAACCCGGAAAACCTTTGACTTTTGCGAAGTTTAATTTATCTAAGGATCGATCGCCAGTTCTTTATTTTGGTTTACCCGGAAATCCGGTTTCGTCTTTAGTAACTTTTTGGCGATTTGTGCAACCAGCGATCGAAAAACTTGCGGGTATTCAAGATTTTTGGCAACCCAAGTTTGTACAAGCTAAAACCCGACATTCTTTAAAATCCGATGGCAAAAGAGAATCTTATTTGTGGGGACAATTACATTTAGTTAATGGTGAATATGAGTTTAGTTTAGCTGGTGGAACTCAGAATTCAGGGAATTTGATTAACTTGGCACAAACGAATGGGTTAGGAGTTTTACCTGTGGGAGAAACCTTGGTAAATGCTGGAGATTTTGTGCAGGTTTTACAAGTTAAAAATTCCTAA
- the rpmG gene encoding 50S ribosomal protein L33 gives MAKGVRIIVTLECTECRTNPEKRSPGVSRYTTAKNRRNTTARLELKKFCPHCNKHTVHKEIK, from the coding sequence ATGGCTAAAGGTGTTCGCATCATTGTGACATTGGAATGCACCGAATGTCGCACTAACCCGGAAAAGCGATCGCCCGGTGTTTCTCGGTATACCACAGCAAAAAACCGTCGGAATACGACGGCGAGGCTAGAACTGAAAAAGTTTTGCCCCCACTGTAACAAACATACCGTTCACAAAGAAATCAAATAG
- the rpsR gene encoding 30S ribosomal protein S18 has product MTYFRRRLSPIKPSEPIDYKDVDLLRKFITERGKILPRRITGLTAKQQRDLTIAIKRARILALLPFINQEG; this is encoded by the coding sequence ATGACATATTTTCGTCGTCGCCTATCTCCGATTAAGCCTAGCGAACCCATCGACTATAAAGATGTGGATTTGCTCCGTAAGTTTATCACCGAGCGCGGTAAAATTTTGCCTCGCCGGATTACTGGATTAACCGCCAAGCAGCAAAGAGATTTAACTATTGCCATTAAGCGGGCGCGGATTCTGGCATTATTACCATTCATTAACCAAGAAGGGTAA